The following are encoded together in the Pontibacter liquoris genome:
- a CDS encoding geranylgeranylglyceryl/heptaprenylglyceryl phosphate synthase, whose protein sequence is MPFNDFQQQTKQQQPGRKHFAVLLDPDNLTEASCLALLADSQNCHIDYFFVGGSLITTSNQAHLIRLIKAHSTIPVILFPSSGLHIDKQADGILFLSLISGRNPDFLIGQHVLSAPVLKASNLQVYPTGYMLVDTGRQTTASYMSGTPALPYDKPAIAACTAMAGELLGLKYMYLDGGSGAEKPVPANMIAAVRAAVEVPVIVGGGIDTLQKAKDALDAGADVLVIGNHIEKNPGFMTRVSSLISSYNLELGVHR, encoded by the coding sequence ATGCCTTTTAACGACTTTCAGCAACAAACAAAACAACAACAACCAGGCAGGAAGCACTTTGCCGTGCTACTCGACCCCGATAACCTGACAGAGGCCTCCTGCCTGGCTTTGCTGGCTGACAGCCAGAACTGCCACATCGATTACTTTTTTGTGGGCGGCAGCCTGATCACCACTTCTAACCAGGCACACCTTATCCGGCTCATCAAAGCTCACAGCACCATCCCGGTTATACTTTTCCCCAGCAGCGGCCTGCACATCGACAAACAAGCCGACGGCATTCTGTTTCTTTCCCTTATTTCGGGGCGCAACCCTGACTTCCTGATCGGCCAGCACGTGCTTTCGGCGCCTGTGCTCAAGGCCAGCAATCTTCAGGTATACCCCACCGGCTATATGCTGGTAGATACGGGCCGCCAGACCACTGCCTCTTACATGAGCGGCACGCCGGCGCTGCCTTACGACAAGCCTGCTATTGCTGCCTGCACCGCCATGGCCGGCGAGCTACTGGGCCTAAAGTACATGTACCTGGATGGGGGCAGCGGCGCCGAAAAGCCCGTACCGGCAAACATGATCGCGGCGGTGCGCGCTGCCGTAGAAGTGCCTGTTATTGTGGGGGGCGGCATCGACACACTCCAGAAAGCCAAAGATGCCCTGGATGCCGGTGCCGACGTGCTGGTTATTGGGAACCACATAGAAAAAAACCCCGGCTTTATGACCAGGGTTTCTTCACTTATCTCTTCGTATAACCTTGAATTAGGTGTTCATCGCTGA
- a CDS encoding AraC family transcriptional regulator, giving the protein MEDYNKIIESLGVRFIKAKNLVLQQPFTVRNAYDVGNNLILLHKGSIFFGEEEQMVEEGELLFIPGGRSTRVTYGPAGEGRTITNDDLITNREKFFKSNNDLDLIGDAEESHSYVSFEAKVFDSVNFFASLDLPAFLISNNNKLANLVIKVVEESMQDLPGKERLINIYTENIVVEIVRHILRNRMFVEQLATNSTYFKDPRLIDLFNYIKENLGGDLSNKVLSNVANVSEDYVGQYFKMLTGINPQDYIEYQRMERAVFLLRTTKKSIREIGKEVGYKDTAYFCRRFKMMFGIPAGKMRRRESAMNT; this is encoded by the coding sequence ATGGAAGATTACAATAAGATTATTGAATCGCTTGGGGTGCGGTTCATTAAAGCTAAAAATCTGGTGTTGCAGCAGCCTTTTACGGTACGCAACGCCTACGACGTCGGGAACAACCTGATCCTACTGCACAAAGGAAGCATCTTCTTTGGGGAAGAAGAGCAAATGGTGGAAGAAGGAGAGCTGTTGTTTATCCCGGGTGGTCGCAGCACAAGGGTAACCTATGGTCCGGCCGGCGAAGGCAGGACGATCACGAATGATGACCTGATCACCAATCGTGAGAAATTCTTCAAAAGCAACAACGACCTGGACCTGATTGGTGATGCCGAGGAAAGCCACAGCTATGTGAGCTTTGAAGCAAAAGTTTTTGACTCGGTTAACTTCTTTGCGTCACTGGATCTGCCTGCGTTCCTGATCTCAAACAACAACAAGCTGGCCAACCTGGTCATCAAAGTAGTGGAAGAGAGTATGCAGGATCTGCCGGGTAAAGAGCGCCTGATCAACATCTACACCGAAAACATCGTGGTAGAGATCGTGCGCCACATCCTGCGCAACAGAATGTTTGTGGAGCAGCTGGCAACCAACAGCACCTACTTCAAGGATCCGCGCCTGATCGATCTGTTCAACTACATCAAGGAAAATTTGGGCGGCGATCTGTCGAACAAAGTATTATCCAACGTAGCGAATGTGTCGGAAGATTACGTGGGCCAGTACTTCAAAATGCTGACGGGCATCAACCCGCAGGATTATATTGAGTACCAGCGCATGGAGCGTGCCGTATTCCTGCTGCGCACTACCAAGAAAAGCATCCGCGAGATCGGTAAAGAAGTGGGTTACAAAGACACTGCATACTTCTGCCGTCGCTTTAAGATGATGTTTGGTATACCTGCCGGTAAGATGCGTCGCCGCGAATCAGCGATGAACACCTAA
- a CDS encoding acyl-CoA dehydrogenase, which translates to MDFQFTEEHLAVQAAAREFAQTELLPGVIERDEHQKFPAEQIKKMGELGFLGMMVDPAYGGGGMDAVSYVLAMEEISKVDASASVVMSVNNSLVCWGLEQYGTEEQKQKYLTKLATGEIIGAFCLSEPEAGSDATSQHTTAEDKGDYYLLNGTKNWITNGSTASVYLVIAQTHPEKKHRGINALIVERGMEGFVVGKKENKLGIRGSDTHSLMFTDVKVPKENRIGEDGFGFKFAMATLAGGRIGIASQALGIASGAYELAVKYAKERKAFGVEIAKHQAIQFKLADMATNIEAARLLCLQAAYDKDTHQDYGKSGAMAKLFASKVAMDTTVEAVQVHGGYGFVKEYHVERLMRDAKITQIYEGTSEIQKIVISRELLK; encoded by the coding sequence ATGGATTTTCAATTTACAGAAGAACATCTGGCAGTACAGGCTGCTGCCCGCGAATTTGCGCAAACCGAACTGTTGCCCGGCGTAATCGAACGCGACGAGCACCAGAAATTTCCGGCGGAGCAGATAAAGAAGATGGGAGAACTTGGCTTTTTAGGGATGATGGTGGATCCTGCCTATGGCGGGGGTGGTATGGACGCAGTGTCATATGTGCTGGCCATGGAGGAGATCTCTAAAGTGGATGCTTCTGCTTCTGTGGTGATGTCGGTGAACAACTCACTTGTTTGCTGGGGGCTGGAGCAATATGGCACCGAAGAGCAAAAACAAAAATACCTGACAAAGCTGGCTACCGGCGAGATCATTGGCGCATTTTGTTTGTCGGAGCCGGAAGCAGGCTCTGATGCCACCTCGCAGCACACTACGGCCGAAGACAAAGGGGACTATTACCTGCTGAACGGCACCAAGAACTGGATCACCAACGGCAGCACAGCTTCTGTATACCTGGTAATTGCCCAGACGCACCCTGAAAAAAAACATCGCGGCATTAACGCCCTCATTGTAGAGCGTGGCATGGAAGGCTTTGTAGTAGGGAAAAAAGAAAACAAACTGGGCATCCGCGGCTCTGATACACACTCGCTCATGTTTACGGACGTGAAGGTGCCGAAAGAGAACCGTATCGGGGAAGACGGCTTTGGGTTTAAGTTTGCCATGGCTACACTGGCCGGCGGCCGCATTGGCATTGCCTCGCAGGCTTTAGGCATTGCCTCCGGTGCTTACGAGCTGGCTGTGAAGTATGCCAAAGAGCGCAAAGCATTCGGGGTAGAAATTGCCAAGCACCAGGCTATCCAGTTTAAGCTGGCCGATATGGCCACCAACATTGAGGCGGCCCGTCTGCTGTGCCTGCAGGCAGCCTATGACAAGGATACACATCAGGATTATGGCAAATCAGGTGCAATGGCCAAGCTGTTTGCATCGAAAGTAGCCATGGATACAACCGTAGAGGCCGTACAGGTACATGGCGGGTATGGTTTCGTGAAAGAGTACCATGTAGAGCGATTGATGCGTGATGCTAAAATAACACAAATCTACGAGGGGACATCTGAGATACAAAAAATAGTAATTTCGAGAGAACTGCTAAAGTAA
- a CDS encoding zinc metallopeptidase, with protein MGIYIIVIAFMLLSAGVSWRLKSKFKEYSQIPLSSGLSGREVAEKMLRDNGITDVKVMSVAGRLTDHYNPADKTVNLSEYVYEARSAAAAAVAAHECGHAVQHAKAYAFLKFRSAMVPALSIASRYMQWIILIGIFMLQTTPVPLAIGVALFGLTTLFSFVTLPVEFDASKRALAWISQNGVVTRQEYGMAKDALKWAALTYVVAALGSLATLLYYASLLMGRRD; from the coding sequence ATGGGTATATATATAATTGTGATCGCCTTTATGCTGCTGAGCGCAGGTGTTAGCTGGCGTTTAAAGAGCAAGTTTAAAGAATACTCGCAGATACCACTCAGCTCCGGGCTGAGCGGACGCGAGGTGGCAGAAAAAATGCTGCGCGACAATGGCATCACCGATGTGAAAGTAATGTCGGTGGCCGGCCGGTTAACAGACCATTACAACCCTGCCGATAAAACCGTAAACCTGAGCGAGTATGTATACGAGGCCCGCAGCGCCGCTGCTGCTGCAGTAGCAGCACACGAGTGTGGCCACGCTGTACAGCACGCCAAAGCATACGCTTTCCTTAAGTTCCGTTCGGCCATGGTGCCGGCGCTTAGCATTGCCTCGCGGTATATGCAGTGGATTATCCTGATAGGCATTTTTATGCTGCAAACCACGCCTGTGCCGCTGGCTATAGGAGTGGCGTTGTTTGGCCTCACCACGCTCTTCAGCTTTGTAACGCTGCCGGTAGAGTTTGACGCCAGCAAGCGGGCGCTTGCCTGGATCAGCCAGAACGGGGTGGTAACGCGCCAGGAGTATGGCATGGCCAAAGATGCGCTGAAATGGGCGGCGCTGACCTACGTCGTAGCGGCCTTAGGCTCTCTGGCTACTTTATTGTACTATGCTTCGCTGCTAATGGGCCGACGTGATTAA
- the rfaE2 gene encoding D-glycero-beta-D-manno-heptose 1-phosphate adenylyltransferase, which yields MKSTDKIFSLPQLQEQLRQWRVQDQKIVFTNGCFDLLHLGHVDYLEKARQLGDKLVLGLNTDASISRIKGPSRPLQDEMSRARIMASLLFIDAVVLFDNDTPLELIKAVQPDILVKGDDYAVVQIVGHDVVEARGGEVKTVPLVKGYSTTNIVKKIEQQINSNQA from the coding sequence ATGAAATCAACTGATAAAATCTTTAGCCTTCCGCAACTACAGGAGCAGCTTCGCCAGTGGCGTGTCCAGGATCAGAAAATTGTGTTCACCAACGGCTGCTTCGATCTGCTGCACCTGGGCCATGTAGATTACCTGGAAAAAGCCAGACAACTTGGCGATAAACTCGTGCTCGGGCTCAATACCGACGCCTCTATCAGCCGGATCAAAGGGCCCAGCCGGCCGTTACAGGACGAAATGTCACGCGCGCGCATTATGGCATCCCTTTTGTTTATTGATGCTGTAGTGCTTTTCGACAACGATACGCCGCTGGAGCTGATAAAAGCCGTGCAACCGGATATTCTGGTGAAAGGTGATGATTATGCTGTAGTCCAGATCGTGGGGCACGACGTGGTGGAAGCCAGGGGCGGGGAGGTGAAAACAGTACCTCTCGTAAAAGGCTACTCCACAACAAACATTGTAAAGAAAATTGAACAACAGATTAATTCAAACCAAGCATAA
- a CDS encoding lysylphosphatidylglycerol synthase transmembrane domain-containing protein yields MKKLLSFLKYGLLLGVSAFLMWYALKELDFERMWAELKNANYYWVLVSLVMGVAAYVSRAIRWKMQIKPTGYNPSLANTYNAMMVGYLANLVLPRMGEVARCSILKRTDDLPVNTGFGTVLAERFIDMIMLLLVIGLTFLLQFGRIRAFFLDLLTDKYSSLEHSLHAFYWVFWVLLGSAVIILALLLRYLGRLRENIFFQKAISFVKGMLQGIFSITKIDNQVAFWGHTVFVWAMYYGMSLVVLYALPATADLGWGAGLSVLLVGTLGMAAPVQGGVGVYHLLVQATLLLYGVPKEAGMAYALLAHTSQTLLVVIMGAFSFVASMLQRRKPVPQSAESNITHTA; encoded by the coding sequence ATGAAAAAGCTGCTCTCCTTCCTTAAGTATGGCCTGCTTTTGGGCGTTTCCGCTTTCCTGATGTGGTATGCGCTGAAGGAGCTTGACTTTGAACGGATGTGGGCAGAGCTGAAGAACGCCAACTACTATTGGGTGCTGGTGTCTTTGGTAATGGGCGTGGCGGCTTATGTGAGCCGCGCCATCCGCTGGAAAATGCAGATCAAGCCGACGGGGTATAATCCTTCGCTGGCTAACACCTATAATGCCATGATGGTGGGCTACCTGGCCAACCTGGTGCTGCCACGCATGGGCGAAGTGGCCCGTTGCAGCATTCTGAAGCGCACCGACGATCTGCCGGTAAATACCGGGTTTGGCACCGTGCTGGCCGAGCGCTTTATCGACATGATCATGCTGCTGCTGGTTATCGGCCTTACGTTCCTGTTGCAGTTCGGGCGTATCCGCGCCTTTTTCCTCGACCTTCTAACAGACAAGTATAGCAGCCTGGAGCACAGCCTCCATGCCTTTTACTGGGTATTCTGGGTGCTGCTTGGTTCCGCCGTGATTATACTTGCCCTGCTGCTGCGCTACCTGGGGCGGCTCCGCGAGAATATCTTTTTCCAGAAGGCAATAAGCTTTGTGAAAGGCATGTTGCAGGGCATTTTCAGCATCACCAAAATTGATAACCAGGTTGCTTTTTGGGGGCATACTGTTTTTGTATGGGCTATGTACTATGGCATGAGCCTGGTGGTGCTCTACGCCCTGCCCGCCACCGCTGATCTGGGCTGGGGAGCCGGCCTGTCGGTACTGCTGGTCGGCACGCTGGGTATGGCGGCGCCTGTGCAGGGCGGGGTAGGCGTGTATCACCTGCTGGTGCAGGCCACACTGCTGCTCTATGGGGTGCCGAAAGAGGCTGGTATGGCTTATGCGCTGCTGGCGCATACTTCACAAACACTTTTGGTCGTTATAATGGGAGCATTCAGTTTTGTAGCCAGCATGCTACAGCGCCGCAAACCTGTGCCACAGTCTGCTGAAAGCAACATCACACACACTGCATGA
- the panD gene encoding aspartate 1-decarboxylase, whose product MYIEVLKSKIHRCKVTQAELHYVGSITIDEDLLDAANILENEKVQIVNINNGERFETYAIKGERGTGTVCLNGPAARKVQVGDVVIIISYCSIQFEDAKTHKPTLVFPDQHNRLV is encoded by the coding sequence ATGTATATCGAGGTTTTAAAATCTAAAATTCACCGTTGCAAAGTAACACAGGCCGAACTGCACTATGTGGGCAGCATTACCATAGATGAGGACCTGCTGGATGCCGCCAACATTCTGGAAAATGAAAAAGTACAGATTGTCAATATCAACAACGGGGAGCGCTTCGAAACCTATGCGATAAAGGGGGAGCGCGGTACCGGCACGGTTTGCCTGAACGGCCCGGCTGCCCGCAAAGTGCAGGTAGGCGATGTGGTCATTATCATCTCTTACTGCAGCATTCAATTTGAAGACGCTAAAACCCACAAACCAACGCTTGTTTTCCCTGATCAGCACAACCGCCTGGTATAA
- the panC gene encoding pantoate--beta-alanine ligase produces MEVIKQASAIREIVQELRCSGKRIGFVPTMGALHEGHLSLLRASAQDNDITICSIFVNPTQFNNAEDYSLYPRTLAQDVELLKTVGCDYVFAPVAQDIYPQQSLLQFSFGPLEAVMEGEHRPGHFNGVATVVGKLFHLVQPHRAYFGQKDLQQVAIVKQLVLGLSFDVELVRYPTLREPDGLALSSRNKRLSPEQRQLAVSLYKALQLAKGLLPLKPVTSIKEAVAAYLQGIDQVQLEYFEIAHPDTLQPLAQAQGEPEVALCIAAFVGEVRLIDNILVNLNEAQIVA; encoded by the coding sequence ATGGAAGTTATAAAGCAGGCAAGTGCTATCCGCGAAATTGTACAGGAACTACGGTGCAGCGGCAAGCGAATTGGCTTTGTGCCAACAATGGGCGCCCTGCACGAGGGCCATCTATCCTTGCTGCGCGCCTCCGCGCAGGATAATGACATCACGATCTGCAGTATTTTTGTAAACCCGACGCAGTTCAACAATGCGGAAGATTATAGTTTGTACCCGCGCACGCTGGCGCAGGATGTAGAGCTGCTGAAAACAGTTGGCTGTGACTACGTTTTTGCCCCCGTAGCCCAGGACATATACCCACAACAGTCGCTGCTGCAGTTTAGTTTCGGGCCGCTGGAGGCCGTTATGGAAGGCGAGCACCGCCCGGGGCACTTCAATGGCGTGGCCACTGTGGTGGGCAAGCTGTTTCATCTGGTGCAGCCCCATCGGGCCTATTTCGGCCAGAAAGACCTGCAGCAGGTAGCCATTGTAAAGCAGCTGGTGCTGGGCCTGAGCTTTGACGTGGAGCTGGTGCGCTACCCGACCCTGCGTGAGCCTGACGGGCTGGCCCTCTCGAGCCGTAACAAGCGCCTAAGCCCCGAGCAGCGCCAGCTGGCCGTTAGCCTCTATAAAGCGCTGCAACTGGCAAAAGGGCTTTTGCCGCTAAAGCCGGTAACAAGTATAAAGGAAGCGGTAGCCGCTTACCTGCAAGGCATAGACCAGGTGCAGCTAGAGTACTTCGAAATTGCACACCCTGATACGCTGCAGCCGCTGGCACAGGCGCAGGGCGAGCCGGAGGTAGCCCTTTGCATTGCCGCCTTTGTAGGCGAGGTGCGCCTGATCGATAACATCCTGGTGAATTTAAACGAGGCTCAGATTGTTGCTTAA
- a CDS encoding glycogen/starch synthase — protein MSKLRILYAATEINPFLQTTKVAEFLETLPQGMQERGMEIRIFVPRFGLINERKNRLHEVVRLSGINIAVGDDEKPLVIKVASIPNAKLQVYFIDNEDYFHRKSVFVDKNNKFHADNDERAIFFCKGVLETVKKLGWAPDIVHCNDWMTGLIPMYLKSTYKKDPIFKDAKSMFTVYNHNYTHQFEGDLLDKVKMLDIDEDMQTSLKTADLDSFIKIGMEYADSVIKTNEDFSDNINELFNDFMQTKNISTVSADDTLLDSYYTLYNELSR, from the coding sequence ATGTCTAAATTGCGCATCTTATACGCCGCCACCGAGATCAATCCCTTTTTGCAAACCACAAAAGTAGCAGAGTTTCTGGAAACACTGCCACAAGGGATGCAGGAACGCGGGATGGAGATTCGTATTTTTGTTCCGAGGTTCGGCCTGATTAACGAACGCAAGAATCGTTTGCATGAGGTGGTACGCCTTTCGGGCATCAATATCGCGGTGGGCGACGACGAGAAACCACTGGTTATCAAGGTGGCTTCTATCCCGAATGCCAAGTTGCAGGTATATTTTATCGACAACGAAGACTATTTCCACCGAAAGTCCGTTTTTGTGGACAAGAACAATAAATTTCATGCTGATAACGATGAGCGGGCGATCTTTTTCTGCAAAGGCGTGCTCGAAACGGTAAAGAAACTGGGCTGGGCGCCGGATATTGTGCATTGCAACGACTGGATGACCGGTCTGATCCCAATGTACTTGAAATCGACCTATAAAAAAGACCCGATCTTTAAGGATGCCAAATCCATGTTCACGGTGTATAACCACAACTATACCCATCAGTTTGAGGGCGATCTGTTGGATAAGGTAAAAATGCTCGACATTGATGAGGACATGCAGACAAGCCTGAAGACAGCCGATCTGGACAGCTTTATCAAGATCGGTATGGAATATGCTGATTCGGTTATCAAGACAAACGAGGATTTTAGCGATAACATCAACGAGTTGTTTAATGACTTTATGCAAACCAAAAATATCAGCACCGTTAGTGCCGACGACACCCTGTTAGACTCTTACTATACTCTGTATAATGAACTTAGCCGTTAG
- a CDS encoding DUF4270 family protein, which translates to MNLAVRRFLFFFFATTLLASCEDASEIGIDLQDKNQIGTNYTDTLTITTGTVLLNDSILSFRVVPVQAGQYADPVLGTVKATTYTELALGGSSVKFGDNPVADSAVLTLDYGAIYGNQSAPLTLEVHRLTEGFQEKASYFTTSTLAYESEPLGTVTFQPRLTKVKSGNTEVDSATIARVKLSPAFASELVAQSGQSTFTNQDNFNNFLKGIALVPTGQLGNIVGFKPNSAKTRITLYYKAGAEQKTHVFGISEGQRFFTNVQTDRTGTALASLDQKGEYIPATATGGESYIQTNSQLLTKIEIPYLLKLKELEGDIVLNRAELVIPVKKGSTAAVAAPPVLALFPTNSSNRILKTSAGAPITVQKDALGSVDRTDNPAALAYDAKRGQYALNITPYVQALLLGKKENLGLLLAPVRISTNSQTGASGTSTETAPYRAIISNTGEDQVKLLLYFSKLK; encoded by the coding sequence ATGAACTTAGCCGTTAGAAGATTCCTCTTTTTCTTCTTTGCCACCACCCTGCTTGCTTCCTGCGAAGACGCCTCTGAAATCGGTATCGACCTGCAGGATAAGAACCAGATCGGAACCAACTATACCGATACGCTGACGATCACCACCGGAACAGTGCTTTTAAACGACTCTATTCTGTCGTTCAGGGTGGTGCCGGTACAGGCTGGCCAGTATGCTGACCCGGTGCTGGGCACCGTTAAAGCAACCACCTATACTGAACTGGCGCTGGGCGGCTCCAGCGTAAAATTTGGCGATAACCCGGTAGCAGACTCCGCGGTGCTCACGCTGGACTACGGTGCGATCTACGGTAACCAAAGCGCGCCGCTTACCCTGGAGGTGCACCGCCTGACAGAGGGATTCCAGGAAAAGGCATCTTACTTTACCACCTCTACCCTTGCGTATGAGAGCGAGCCCCTGGGCACAGTAACGTTTCAGCCCCGCCTTACCAAGGTGAAGAGCGGCAATACGGAGGTAGACTCTGCCACCATTGCGCGGGTAAAATTGAGCCCGGCCTTTGCCAGTGAACTCGTAGCCCAGTCGGGCCAGAGCACCTTTACCAACCAGGACAACTTCAACAACTTTCTGAAAGGCATTGCCCTGGTGCCCACCGGCCAGCTAGGTAATATTGTAGGCTTTAAGCCAAACTCTGCCAAAACCAGAATTACCTTGTACTACAAGGCCGGCGCAGAACAGAAAACGCATGTGTTCGGCATTTCCGAGGGCCAGCGGTTTTTTACCAACGTGCAAACCGACCGCACCGGTACCGCCCTGGCCAGTCTCGATCAGAAAGGAGAATATATTCCTGCCACGGCAACCGGCGGCGAAAGCTATATCCAGACCAATTCGCAGCTGCTCACCAAAATCGAGATCCCGTACCTGCTTAAGTTAAAGGAGCTGGAAGGCGACATTGTCCTGAACAGGGCAGAGCTCGTGATTCCGGTTAAGAAAGGATCGACGGCTGCAGTGGCTGCGCCACCGGTGCTGGCCCTGTTCCCGACCAACAGCTCAAACCGTATTCTGAAAACATCGGCAGGAGCGCCTATAACGGTTCAGAAAGATGCCCTGGGCAGCGTGGACCGAACTGACAACCCGGCTGCGCTGGCATATGACGCCAAAAGAGGGCAGTACGCACTGAACATTACGCCTTATGTACAGGCTTTGCTGCTGGGTAAAAAAGAAAACCTGGGCTTGCTGTTAGCACCTGTCCGCATCAGCACTAATTCACAAACCGGTGCATCGGGCACATCTACGGAAACAGCTCCTTATCGGGCTATAATCAGCAACACCGGCGAAGACCAGGTAAAATTGTTACTCTATTTTTCGAAACTAAAATAA
- the glmS gene encoding glutamine--fructose-6-phosphate transaminase (isomerizing) produces the protein MCGIVAYVGHRDACPIIIKGLKRLEYRGYDSAGIALMNGELNVYKKKGKVAELEAYIADKDVHGHIGMGHTRWATHGEPNDVNAHPHYSSSKNIAIIHNGIIENYAALKKLLIEKGHTFQSETDSEVFINLIEDIRTNSHCSLEEAVRLALHEVVGAYAIVVLSKDSPNQLVAARKGSPLVVGIGEGEFFLASDATPIVEYTKEVVYLNDYELALIKDGELEIRTKEDVKQTPYVHRLEMALESIEKGGYEHFMLKEIYEQPRSILDSMRGRMIAESDHLMMGGIREFENKFVNANRIIIVACGTSWHAGLVAEYLIEDLARIPVEVEYASEFRYRNPIVNERDIVIAISQSGETADTLAALELAKAKGATIFGICNVVGSSIARATDAGAYTHAGPEIGVASTKAFTAQVTVLTLIAMIIGSKRGTLETTKLHELMVELENIPNKVEQALKLNDQIVEISETFKDATNFLYLGRGYNFPVALEGALKLKEISYIHAEGYPAAEMKHGPIALIDAQMPVVVIATKDSSYEKIVSNVQEVRARKGKVIAIVTEGDTVIPAMADYVIEIPETSEQLVPLLSVIPLQLLSYHIAVMRGCNVDQPRNLAKSVTVE, from the coding sequence ATGTGTGGAATTGTAGCATATGTGGGGCATCGCGACGCCTGCCCTATCATCATCAAAGGCCTGAAGCGCCTGGAATACAGAGGGTATGACAGTGCCGGCATTGCGTTAATGAACGGCGAATTGAACGTGTATAAAAAGAAAGGGAAAGTAGCCGAACTGGAAGCTTACATTGCCGATAAAGATGTGCATGGTCATATCGGAATGGGCCATACCCGCTGGGCTACCCATGGCGAGCCAAACGACGTGAATGCACACCCGCATTACTCTTCTTCTAAAAATATTGCCATTATCCATAATGGGATTATTGAAAATTATGCTGCCCTTAAAAAGCTATTGATTGAAAAGGGCCATACGTTTCAATCTGAAACAGACTCCGAGGTGTTTATTAACCTGATCGAGGACATCCGGACCAACAGCCACTGCTCGCTGGAAGAAGCCGTACGCCTGGCCCTGCACGAGGTAGTAGGCGCTTACGCCATTGTAGTGCTTTCTAAAGACAGCCCGAACCAACTGGTAGCCGCCCGCAAAGGCAGCCCGCTGGTGGTTGGTATTGGCGAGGGAGAATTCTTCCTGGCCTCCGATGCCACGCCTATTGTAGAATACACCAAAGAAGTTGTATACCTCAATGATTACGAGCTGGCCCTGATCAAAGACGGCGAGCTGGAGATCCGCACCAAGGAAGACGTGAAGCAGACGCCGTATGTGCACCGCTTGGAAATGGCTCTCGAGTCGATTGAAAAAGGCGGCTACGAGCACTTCATGCTGAAAGAGATCTACGAGCAGCCGCGTTCTATCCTGGACAGCATGCGCGGCCGTATGATCGCTGAAAGCGACCACCTGATGATGGGCGGCATCCGCGAGTTTGAAAACAAATTTGTGAACGCCAACCGCATCATCATTGTGGCCTGCGGTACTTCGTGGCACGCCGGCCTGGTAGCCGAGTACCTGATCGAAGACCTGGCTCGCATTCCGGTAGAAGTTGAGTATGCCTCAGAATTCCGCTATCGCAACCCGATCGTGAACGAGCGTGACATTGTGATCGCCATTTCCCAGTCTGGTGAGACGGCCGATACACTGGCAGCACTGGAGCTGGCCAAGGCGAAAGGAGCTACTATTTTCGGTATATGCAACGTGGTGGGCTCTTCTATTGCCCGCGCCACCGATGCCGGCGCTTATACCCATGCCGGCCCGGAAATTGGCGTAGCCAGCACCAAAGCCTTTACCGCGCAGGTAACGGTGTTAACGCTCATTGCCATGATCATCGGCAGCAAGCGCGGCACCCTGGAAACCACCAAACTGCACGAGCTGATGGTGGAGCTGGAAAACATCCCTAACAAAGTAGAGCAGGCCCTGAAACTGAACGACCAGATCGTGGAGATCTCCGAAACGTTTAAGGATGCCACCAACTTCCTCTACCTGGGCCGCGGCTATAACTTCCCGGTTGCCCTGGAAGGCGCCCTGAAGCTGAAAGAGATCTCATACATCCATGCCGAAGGCTACCCGGCGGCAGAAATGAAGCACGGCCCGATCGCGCTCATCGATGCGCAGATGCCGGTGGTGGTGATCGCTACCAAGGACAGCTCATACGAGAAGATCGTATCGAATGTGCAGGAAGTGCGCGCCCGCAAGGGCAAAGTAATCGCCATCGTAACGGAAGGCGACACTGTGATACCGGCCATGGCAGACTATGTGATCGAAATTCCGGAGACAAGCGAGCAACTGGTGCCCTTGTTGTCTGTCATTCCGCTGCAGCTGCTCTCCTACCATATTGCCGTTATGCGTGGTTGCAACGTAGACCAGCCGCGTAACCTGGCAAAATCGGTGACGGTAGAATAA